The DNA window AATGGTAGAACTTGACTATGTAGCCCATATGAGTATTGAAGGAGCACGTAAAATTTTAAAAAAACGAAATCAAGCCTTGGCGGGTAAAAAGCTGGCTCATTCCTGAAGCAGGAGCTGAGTTTGTTTGTCAAATGGAATCAGTTCTTGATGTTTATCAGCGTCCTTATAACCCAGCAAATCCAGTAGTTAACCTGGATGAATCGCCTAAGCAATTAATTGCTCAAACTACTCAGGGTTTTACCGATGATCAGGGGATCGTTCATCAAGATTATGAATATGAACGAAACCGATATGTATATGCTCACTGAACCTAAGGCTGGGTGGAGGGAAGTATTGGTCAAAGACAATCACAAAGCCGTTACCTATGCAGAAGTCATTCAACATTTAGCCGAAGAAGTGTATGCAGATGCCCACAAAATTACCTTAATTGAGGATAATCACGCAGCTCACAAACTCTCTGCACTCTATGAAATACTTCCACCAAAAAGAGCCAGGGCTATTATAGAACGCATAGAAGTAGTCAGAACACCCAAACACGGCTCTTGGCTAAACATTGCTGAAATTGAACTCAGTATTCTAACCAGACAAGGACTAGCCAAGAGAGTCGAGTCCAAGGAGGCGCTAAAAGAGCAAGCAACTCAATGGTATCAACAAAGAAATAAACAAGCCTCCAAAGTAGAGTGGCAATTTACTACTAAAGAGGCGAGGATTAAATTAAAGAGGCTTTACCCTAAAATGCAACATTGACATAACACTAGTGCTTTGGAAACTAAGTAGTTTATACACTATCTCGAGTTTATTTTGGTGGCTGTCAAACCTCCAAAAAACGAGCCTAGCTTAAGCTACGTGAGTTTTTTTAGGTGAAGTCAGCAGGCAAAAGCTTACAATCCTCCGAAAACAAGCTCGGAGCTGTGAGCCGAACGATGTGAAAGGAATTTAGTACCCAGTGCGCTAGATGCCGATGAATATTGGGGCTTTAAGCGACAAGTCGCAAGTCCTTAGATACCGATGCATATCGGTGCTCCGTAGGTAAATAATAATTTATAATATGCCTATTTTCAGTAAAATATGAATTTATTGGTTAAAAGCTATAAGTAGATTTAAGTTTTTTAGACAAGCCTTGTGAGAATAAGTGGGCTCCTTGTTGTGACAAGTGTGCCTTATCTTGCCAAAGATCAGGAGCACTTTTTTTCCCAAAGTAATCACCATAATCCCAAAAATTAACCTGTAGATCTTTTAGTATTCTTGCCATCAATATATTATCATTTTTACAAAGATCATGATAATAAGGGGTGTTAACAACCAATAACTTTTTATTGTTTTGTTTACAGAAAGATACAATCTCTTTCAAATGATACATTGCTAAAGGATTTATTTTAAGTAATGTGTCACAGTTTGAAGTAGCATAAGTTAGCTTCTTTGCTCTTGTTTGTGTTTGTTTTTTACTTAATACAATTGGTTCATATCCAGTAAATTTTTTGTGATTATATTCAGGCAAGAAGTAATGCTTGATTATACTGAGAGATTTGTTATTATAATCCAGAGACCAGTAAAAATTGCGTAAAGGATTTCTCGATTCTGATTGATCTATACTTTTAGCAATGATAGCAATATGATGATATTTATGGGCTAGATGCATAATGTCACTACCATCATAACTTTTATCAAAAAGTTGTTGTGGATCTATATTTACTATTATAAGTTGTTGTTTTTTAACAGGTAGTAATTTTACTAGGGTAGACGTGAAAGCTAAACCTTTGCCATCAACCCCCATATTAAAAGCTTGTTCAGATATGAGCGTTGTATTGATATGGCGATTTGCACGTGAGTTGCCAAAAATTAGTATTTTCATGGAATCTTTCACTGCTAAGTAGTGATTGAGTTTGCCAACTTTTTGACCTGAAAAAACTTGATTACTCAAGCTACTAAGTGATATAAAAACTAACTTATCTAGTAAGTAACTAAATATGGCAACTAATACAACAAGTTTAACTATCCGTAGAATGTTTGATTTAGTCATTTATAGAGTTAAAATTGAAAGTAGATGAAGTTTTCTGAGGTGGAATAAAATAGCGTTAACATTAAAATAAGTAGCGTAATCCAGCCAGTGAGTTTCATAAAACTAAAGTTTTTGCCAATATCTTCTAATGGGATATTTTTTTTGAATAAAAATAAGTCAAAGCTTAACCCTAAAGTGAGAAAAAAAGATAACTTTATAATCAGGTTTAAGTAATTGTTGAACTCTAGAGTAAAATTCATCTCAAGTAATTTATTCAGGATGAATAAAGCTGATTTTAAGTCTTGAGCCCTGAAAAATATCCACGATATTAGGACAATTAAGAAGGTATAGCAGCAACCAATCCATCCAAGTTTTTTATCTTTAGTATTAAATAAAACTCTCTCGCAAATCAAGGCTATACCGTGTATCCCTCCCCAAATAACGAAATTCCAAGAACTACCATGCCATAACCCTCCTAGAAGCATTGTAAGCATTAAGTTGCGATAAGTGATCCTTATGCCCTTTCTGTTACCTCCAAGCGAAATATATAAATAGTCACGAAGCCAAAAAGAAAGTGAAATATGCCACCTTCTCCAAAACTCAGCAATGCTTTGAGAAAAATAAGGAAGATTAAAGTTTTGATTGAAGTGAAACCCTAATAGCTTGGCGCTACCAATCGCTATATCGGAATAACCTGCAAAGTCAAAATATATTTGAAACGCATAAAAAATAGTTGCAATTAATATAGTTGTTGAGTTTTGCGATTCAGGGTACCCATACACACTATCAACATATACCCCTAAACTATCAGCAATCACCATTTTTCTAAATAAACCAATGAATATCTGGAAAAGCCCTGCTTTAAATAATTCGTATTTGAAAATACGGGGTGTATCAATTTGTGGTAATAAATTTGTGCCCCTTTCTATTGGCCCTGCAACTAACTGTGGAAAAAAGCTGACATAAAGAAAAAAGCTGATTATGCTTTTAGATGGTTGTAATTTTCCTCTGTAAATATCAATTGTGTAGCTTAAGGTTTGGAAGGTATAAAAGCTTATCCCAATAGGTAAGATTAAGTTCAAGGTGATAGTGTCAACTTGCCAGCCCAAAAGTGATAATATATCCTGCAAAGAGGATGAGAAGAAGTTAAAGTATTTGAATAGAGATAGTACTCCAAGGTTAGCAACCAAGCTTGCGACTAGCCATTTTTGCCGCTTACCTTGTTGCTGAGTATGAAATATTTTTAATCCAATTAAATAATCTATGGAAGAGCTAAAAATAATTAGAAACAAGAAACGCCAATCCCACCAACTATAAAAAATATAACTGGCTACAAGTAGTAGCATGTTTTGATGCTTTATTTTGGCAAATAAGAGCCAATATAAAATAAATACCAGAGGTAAAAAGATGATGTATTCTAATGAATTAAATAACATGTGATGTTTTGATGCTCAATAGTATTTTAGAGGGATACTTATTTGATAAGATACTGCACTAGTGATTGCAGGAAAACTAAAATTATAAACATTACCACCTTAAAGTGGTCAGTCAGTTTTTTTCAAAACCTACCAACAGGTGCTCTTTGCCGCGATTTACTCTTTATATGATACTGTAATCATGAAAAGGAACGGAGCAATACTTTGAAAGTATTGCTCCGTTCCTTTTTTTTAAACTATTGAACTACCCATACATCCTCGCGGTGGTTGCCATCTTTGGCAAAAAGAACAATTCGCGCTGGATTAGGAATTAATACTAATCGGGCAATATCATAAAAATCTGAATCTACCACTACACCTTCCTGATAATTAGCCACATCATAGTCAAACGAACCATTATCCTTTTGTCCGGTTTTTAGGTATTTGTTGGCAAGGTAAGCA is part of the Microscilla marina ATCC 23134 genome and encodes:
- a CDS encoding MBOAT family O-acyltransferase, whose translation is MLFNSLEYIIFLPLVFILYWLLFAKIKHQNMLLLVASYIFYSWWDWRFLFLIIFSSSIDYLIGLKIFHTQQQGKRQKWLVASLVANLGVLSLFKYFNFFSSSLQDILSLLGWQVDTITLNLILPIGISFYTFQTLSYTIDIYRGKLQPSKSIISFFLYVSFFPQLVAGPIERGTNLLPQIDTPRIFKYELFKAGLFQIFIGLFRKMVIADSLGVYVDSVYGYPESQNSTTILIATIFYAFQIYFDFAGYSDIAIGSAKLLGFHFNQNFNLPYFSQSIAEFWRRWHISLSFWLRDYLYISLGGNRKGIRITYRNLMLTMLLGGLWHGSSWNFVIWGGIHGIALICERVLFNTKDKKLGWIGCCYTFLIVLISWIFFRAQDLKSALFILNKLLEMNFTLEFNNYLNLIIKLSFFLTLGLSFDLFLFKKNIPLEDIGKNFSFMKLTGWITLLILMLTLFYSTSENFIYFQF
- a CDS encoding transposase, giving the protein MNETDMYMLTEPKAGWREVLVKDNHKAVTYAEVIQHLAEEVYADAHKITLIEDNHAAHKLSALYEILPPKRARAIIERIEVVRTPKHGSWLNIAEIELSILTRQGLAKRVESKEALKEQATQWYQQRNKQASKVEWQFTTKEARIKLKRLYPKMQH